In Henningerozyma blattae CBS 6284 chromosome 6, complete genome, the following are encoded in one genomic region:
- the MSH6 gene encoding mismatch repair ATPase MSH6 (similar to Saccharomyces cerevisiae MSH6 (YDR097C); ancestral locus Anc_8.235) produces MAPSTPLASKTKKFGTPTSSQKKMKQSSLLSFFSKSSTKSSKPTNNSIKKKDPSKSPTPKKSSPSLFVSNGDDKEDDSDSLKSDDLILPDPTKSKSHANTSLTSNSIQTSSSQPIATPDTEVSTMNNTSTLIGDSKISAKNEKSDDELENKPLVDDDDALATSGRRSKRAISYAEDSDDDEDNIPLKDKSKRPKRAAISDDDDDDYIPTKKETEQKDDDDEEEDINMLLDDDDDDDLIQLGSAKSKKDTKLTSKLHEILAKPSSTKSNKPKTFKPKKPNVPAPKHSKFVKENEQRYQWLVNIKDAQGHEESDPDYDPRTLYIPSSAWGKFTPFEKQYWEIKSKMWDCIVFFKKGKFFELYEKDAILANNLFDWKIAGGGRANMQLAGIPEMSFDHWSSQFIQLGYKVAKVDQRESMLAKEMREGTKGIVKRELEYVLTSGTLTDGDMLQSDLATYCLAVREEPGNYYGDDDTFKTPGLSLSKKIFGVAFIDTATGLLEMLEFEDDSECSQLETLMSQIKPKEVLIEKNNLSNLANKIVKFNASPNAIFNYLKPEEEFFGFDKTYDELVSNDPPYFATNDDWPKVLKEYYDSKKKVGFSAFGGLLYYLRWLKLDKSLISMGNINEYNPIKSQNSLILDGVTLQNLEIFANSFDGSDKGTLFKLLNQGVTPMGKRMLRKWVIHPLFNKSAIEQRQDSIELLLSDMELRELFESKLSVLPDLERMLARIHSGNLKMKLFEKVIQGFEVIVELIEQLKSFELKGALKTFLSQVPESLFNDVKNWSNAFDRRKALEEDIIELHLGVEPEFDQSRECILSIENELNDILSGYKRRFKTSNIKYKDSGKELYTIEVPISIVKSIPSDWVQMGSTKTSKRYYSEEVRSLARSMAEARENHKIIENGLKEKLCKRFDLSYQTSWMPTINMISNIDCLLALTRTSESIGFPACKPKFIDNIDEKTGGNLNGYLKFKSLRHPCFNLGSSTYRDFIPNDVELGKDVPQLGLLTGANAAGKSTVLRMTCIAVIMAQLGCWVPCEEAELTSIDRIMTRLGANDNIMQGKSTFFVELSETKKILDTATNRSLLVVDELGRGGSSSDGFAIAESVLHHVATHIQSLGFFATHYGNLGLSFKSHPQIRELKMQILVDDKTRNVTFLYKLINGQSEGSFGMHVASMCGIPKEIVDRAQDAADNLEHTSKLFKEMQIQKGAADCELNKPVPIGLQSDFVRLVFGDGLKNNDKGTGEGVQIYNQTIRKGVCVVYLV; encoded by the coding sequence atggcTCCATCAACTCCCTTAGCTTCAAAGACCAAGAAATTTGGTACACCAACTTCCtctcaaaagaaaatgaaacaatCATCTTTGCTTTCATTTTTCTCTAAATCATCTACGAAATCCTCCAAACCTACTAACAATTccataaaaaagaaagatcCTTCAAAATCGCCTACTCCTAAAAAATCTTCTCCTTCTCTATTTGTTTCAAATGGAGACGATAAGGAAGACGACTCTGATTCACTTAAAAgtgatgatttaattttaccaGACCCAACAAAATCCAAAAGCCATGCAAATACAAGTTTAACAAGCAATTCTATACAAACCTCCTCTTCACAACCTATAGCGACTCCTGATACAGAAGTATCCACCATGAATAATACTTCCACATTAATAGgagattcaaaaatttctgcaaaaaatgaaaaatcagATGATGAGTTAGAAAATAAGCCATTAGTTGATGATGACGATGCATTGGCCACATCTGGCAGAAGATCTAAGAGGGCTATTTCTTATGCAGAAGAtagtgatgatgatgaggataatattccattaaaagataaaagtaaaagaCCGAAGAGGGCGGCTATTTCggatgatgatgacgatgacTATATTCctacaaaaaaagaaactgAACAAAAGGACGATGATGACGAGGAGGAAGATATAAATATGCTTCTCGACGACgacgatgatgatgatcTAATACAGTTGGGATCTGCTAAATCAAAGAAGGACACAAAACTGACTTCTAAACTACATGAAATATTAGCAAAACCTTCAAGTACAAAATCTAACAAACCCAAAACATTTAAACCAAAGAAACCTAATGTACCTGCTCCTAAACATTCGAAGTTTGTGAAGGAAAATGAGCAAAGGTACCAATGGTTAGTTAACATAAAAGATGCTCAGGGCCATGAAGAATCTGACCCAGATTATGATCCTCGTACTTTATATATCCCATCTTCAGCCTGGGGTAAATTTACTccatttgaaaaacaatattgggaaatcaaatcaaaaatgTGGGATTGTATTGTCTTCTTCAAAAAgggtaaattttttgaattatatgAAAAAGATGCAATTCTTGCTaacaatttatttgattggAAGATTGCTGGTGGTGGTAGGGCCAATATGCAATTAGCAGGTATTCCAGAAATGTCTTTTGATCATTGGTCCTCACAATTTATCCAACTTGGTTATAAAGTTGCTAAAGTTGATCAACGTGAATCTATGTTAGCTAAGGAAATGAGAGAAGGTACAAAGGGTATAGTGAAAAGAGAGTTGGAATATGTTTTAACTTCAGGAACACTAACTGATGGTGATATGTTACAATCTGATTTAGCTACTTATTGTTTAGCAGTAAGGGAAGAACCAGGTAATTACTatggtgatgatgatactTTTAAAACTCCTGGTTTAAGTTTATCtaaaaagatatttggTGTGGCATTCATTGATACTGCAACTGGTTTATTAGAAATGTTGgaatttgaagatgataGTGAATGTTCCCAATTAGAAACTCTTATGTCACAAATTAAACCTAAAGAAGTTCTTAttgagaaaaataatttgagtAATCTTgctaataaaattgttaaatttaACGCTTCTCCTAATgcaattttcaattatctAAAGCCAGAGGAAGaattttttggttttgATAAAACTTATGATGAATTAGTTTCTAATGATCCTCCATATTTTGCCACAAATGATGATTGGCctaaagttttaaaagaatattatgattcaaagaaaaaagtaGGGTTTAGTGCATTTGGTGggttattatattatttgagatggttaaaattagataaaagTTTAATCTCTATGggtaatattaatgaatacAACCCTATAAAATCTCAGAATTCATTAATCCTAGATGGTGTTACGTTACAGAATTTAGAAATCTTTGCTAATTCATTCGATGGATCTGATAAGGGTAcacttttcaaattattaaatcaagGTGTTACCCCCATGGGTAAAAGAATGTTGAGAAAATGGGTGATTCATCccttatttaataaatctgcCATTGAACAGAGACAAGATAGTATTGAATTACTTTTATCTGATATGGAATTAagagaattatttgaatcaaaattatctgTTCTTCCTGATTTAGAAAGAATGTTGGCAAGAATTCACTCAGGTAActtaaagatgaaattattcGAAAAAGTTATCCAAGGATTTGAAGTAATAGTGGAATTAATTGAACAATTGAAATCATTTGAACTAAAAGGTGCATTAAAGACATTTTTATCACAAGTACCTGAATCACTATTTAATGATGTTAAGAATTGGTCTAATGCATTTGATCGTCGCAAAGCTCTAGAAGAAGATATCATTGAACTTCATCTAGGTGTGGAACCTGAATTTGATCAATCAAGAGAATgtattttatcaattgaaaatgaattaaatgatatacTCTCTGGATATAAAAGACGATTTAAAACTtccaatattaaatataaagattCTGGTAAAGAATTATACACTATTGAGGTTCCAATTTCCATTGTAAAATCCATACCATCTGATTGGGTTCAAATGGGATCTACTAAGACAAGTAAGAGATATTATTCTGAAGAAGTTCGTTCCTTAGCACGCTCCATGGCTGAAGCCAGAGAAAATCATAAGATTATTGAGAATggattaaaagaaaaattatgcAAGAGATTTGATTTAAGTTATCAAACTAGTTGGATGCCCACTATTAATATGATATCTAATATTGATTGTTTATTAGCACTAACAAGAACCTCTGAATCGATTGGGTTCCCAGCATGTAAACCTAAATTTATTGACAATATTGATGAGAAAACAGGGGGAAATTTAAATGgttatttaaaattcaaatctttGAGACATCCATGCTTTAATTTAGGTTCTAGTACTTATCGTGATTTTATTCCAAATGATGTTGAATTAGGTAAAGATGTGCCACAACTTGGTTTATTGACAGGTGCTAATGCAGCTGGTAAATCTACTGTATTAAGAATGACATGTATCGCAGTGATTATGGCACAATTAGGATGTTGGGTTCCCTGTGAAGAAGCAGAATTAACATCTATCGATCGAATCATGACAAGATTAGGAGCTAACGATAATATCATGCAAGGTAAATCTACATTTTTTGTTGAATTATCTGAGACCAAGAAAATCTTGGACACGGCTACTAATCGATcattattagttgttgATGAATTAGGTAGAGGTGGTTCATCTAGTGATGGGTTTGCCATTGCAGAGAGTGTATTACATCATGTTGCTACACATATTCAAAGTTTAGGGTTTTTCGCTACTCATTATGGTAATCTTGGATTAAGTTTTAAAAGTCATCCTCAAATTAGAGAATTAAAGATGCAAATTCTTGTTGATGATAAGACAAGAAATGttacatttttatataaattgaTCAATGGGCAAAGTGAAGGGTCATTTGGTATGCATGTTGCATCTATGTGTGGGATTCCAAAAGAAATTGTTGATAGAGCTCAAGATGCTGCTGATAATTTAGAACATAcatctaaattatttaaggAGATGCAAATCCAAAAAGGAGCAGCTGATTGCGAACTAAATAAGCCTGTACCAATCGGATTACAAAGCGATTTTGTTAGACTTGTATTTGGAGATGGATTGaagaataatgataaagGTACTGGTGAAGGGgtacaaatatataatcaAACAATACGTAAGGGAGTTTGTGTAGTTTATTTAGTATGA
- the ADK2 gene encoding adenylate kinase ADK2 (similar to Saccharomyces cerevisiae ADK2 (YER170W); ancestral locus Anc_8.236), with protein sequence MNKLGIKPLRLLLLGAPGSGKGTQTSRLLKAFPTVSSISTGDVLRKQIKDGTPVGIKASKYMEQGQLLPDAIVSDLLISHLNNSKLLNNDSTWLLDGFPRTINQAKILDEQLNKNNTDVNLVVELDVPEDVILERIENRYIHLKSGRIYNLEYNPPKVPGKDDITGEPLAKRVDDTREVFQKRLENYNKTLLPLKKFYTEKGILRTISGETSDIISPKLIGLIEKEFGTS encoded by the coding sequence ATGAACAAATTAGGTATTAAACCATTAAGGTTACTATTATTAGGTGCACCAGGCTCTGGGAAAGGGACTCAAACATCTAGGTTACTAAAGGCATTTCCTACTGTTAGTTCAATTTCTACTGGTGACGTATTAAGAAAACAGATCAAAGATGGTACTCCGGTTGGTATTAAGGCTTCTAAATACATGGAGCAGGGGCAATTGTTACCAGATGCTATTGTAAGTGACCTCTTGATATCACAccttaataattcaaaattattgaataatgACTCGACTTGGTTATTGGATGGATTTCCAAGAACAATTAATCAAGCTAAGATTTTAGATGAACAGttgaataaaaacaatacGGATGTTAATTTAGTTGTTGAATTGGATGTACCAGAAGATGTAATTTTAGAAAGGATTGAAAACAGATACATTCATTTGAAAAGTGGTAGAATATATAACTTAGAATATAACCCACCTAAAGTTCCAGGAAAGGATGATATCACAGGCGAACCATTAGCAAAGAGGGTCGATGATACAAGGGAAGTTTTCCAAAAGAGATTGGAGAATTATAACAAAACTTTGTtacctttgaaaaaattctatACTGAAAAGGGGATTTTAAGAACTATTTCGGGTGAAACTTCCGATATTATTAGCCCAAAATTAATAggattaattgaaaaagaatttggTACTTCTTGA